One segment of Macrotis lagotis isolate mMagLag1 chromosome 1, bilby.v1.9.chrom.fasta, whole genome shotgun sequence DNA contains the following:
- the RGS3 gene encoding regulator of G-protein signaling 3 isoform X10 — MYHTMVDFSEKYLERAKDMKNRLGIFRRRNDSPGGNVTGKADKGMKSLKPTSEEALKWGESLEKLLMHKYGLAVFRAFLRTEFSEENLEFWLACEDFKKVKSQSKMASKAKKIFAEYIAIQACKEVNLDSYTREHTKENLQNVTRACFDLAQKRIYGLMEKDSYPRFLRSELYLDLINQKKLSPPL; from the exons ATGTACCACACCATGGTTGATTTTTCTGAAAAGTATTTGGAAAG ggCCAAAGATATGAAAAACAGATTGGGAATTTTCCGGAGAAGAAATGACTCTCCTGGGGGCAATGTGACTGGCAAGGCGGACAAGGGGATGAAATCTCTGAA GCCCACCTCTGAGGAGGCACTCAAGTGGGGAGAGTCTCTGGAGAAACTGCTGATGCACAAAT ATGGACTTGCAGTGTTTCGTGCCTTCCTCCGAACAGAGTTTAGTGAAGAGAACCTAGAATTTTGGCTGGCATGTGAGGACTTCAAGAAAGTCAAGTCCCAATCCAAGATGGCATCCAAGGCAAAGAAGATCTTTGCAGAATATATTGCCATCCAAGCGTGTAAAGAG GTGAACCTGGACTCCTACACACGGGAACACACCAAGGAAAACCTGCAGAATGTCACCCGGGCCTGCTTTGACCTGGCTCAAAAGCGTATCTATGGGCTTATGGAGAAGGACTCCTATCCTCGTTTCCTTCGCTCAGAACTCTACTTAGACCTCATCAACCAGAAGAAGCTGAGCCCTCCATTGTAG
- the RGS3 gene encoding regulator of G-protein signaling 3 isoform X9 produces MPFFRDLSKPGPLEFHSEMLLNMYRTRNGNLQRRHTMKEAKDMKNRLGIFRRRNDSPGGNVTGKADKGMKSLKPTSEEALKWGESLEKLLMHKYGLAVFRAFLRTEFSEENLEFWLACEDFKKVKSQSKMASKAKKIFAEYIAIQACKEVNLDSYTREHTKENLQNVTRACFDLAQKRIYGLMEKDSYPRFLRSELYLDLINQKKLSPPL; encoded by the exons ATGCCCTTTTTCCGAGATCTGTCTAAGCCAGGGCCCCTTGAGTTCCACTCAGAGATGCTTCTGAATATGTATCGAACACGGAATGGGAACCTACAACGTAGACATACAATGAAAGA ggCCAAAGATATGAAAAACAGATTGGGAATTTTCCGGAGAAGAAATGACTCTCCTGGGGGCAATGTGACTGGCAAGGCGGACAAGGGGATGAAATCTCTGAA GCCCACCTCTGAGGAGGCACTCAAGTGGGGAGAGTCTCTGGAGAAACTGCTGATGCACAAAT ATGGACTTGCAGTGTTTCGTGCCTTCCTCCGAACAGAGTTTAGTGAAGAGAACCTAGAATTTTGGCTGGCATGTGAGGACTTCAAGAAAGTCAAGTCCCAATCCAAGATGGCATCCAAGGCAAAGAAGATCTTTGCAGAATATATTGCCATCCAAGCGTGTAAAGAG GTGAACCTGGACTCCTACACACGGGAACACACCAAGGAAAACCTGCAGAATGTCACCCGGGCCTGCTTTGACCTGGCTCAAAAGCGTATCTATGGGCTTATGGAGAAGGACTCCTATCCTCGTTTCCTTCGCTCAGAACTCTACTTAGACCTCATCAACCAGAAGAAGCTGAGCCCTCCATTGTAG